A window from Thermodesulfobacteriota bacterium encodes these proteins:
- a CDS encoding PAS domain S-box protein → MSNLRAHRRRGRRPSHFLTHFPPSPPTVLPATAPWSWPDTRLTIFLFLAAGTALYLFWLFHGLDAFRAAVRGAAPDVWQQWEPLLWRRGVGGLGLGGLVALFAGVQLWDFRQERRRHEAALLRSHSRYRQLVELSPSVMIVRIDLAAQRWLDANRNALRFFGASRAQFVGESIWPFCHPQTRPELEARLDGLQEDSAGMPLAARMLAATGEFREVEWSLTPLGDEGSSPEALAVILDVTERRRAELLRLEQEKLRGVLEMAGAAAHEFNQPLQVVTGLLWLLKNKRLADNRREALMEQLDGEVRKMAHLGRQVSQVSRYAVKPYAGNQHIIDIEKAASSGAEQPPAAPAPTPPPAAECAPQPASLIRGPWELEVQPAAWGRTA, encoded by the coding sequence ATGTCCAACCTGCGTGCCCATCGGCGCCGCGGCCGGCGCCCGAGCCATTTCCTGACCCACTTCCCCCCCTCCCCCCCCACCGTTCTCCCCGCCACCGCCCCGTGGTCCTGGCCGGACACCCGGCTGACCATCTTCCTGTTTCTTGCCGCCGGAACGGCCCTCTACCTGTTCTGGCTGTTCCATGGCTTGGACGCCTTCCGCGCCGCTGTCCGCGGTGCGGCCCCGGACGTCTGGCAGCAGTGGGAGCCCCTGCTGTGGCGCCGCGGGGTAGGGGGACTAGGCCTTGGTGGCCTGGTGGCCTTGTTCGCCGGCGTCCAGCTCTGGGATTTCCGCCAGGAGCGCCGCCGGCACGAGGCGGCCCTCCTGCGCAGCCATTCCCGGTACCGGCAACTGGTTGAGCTCAGCCCCAGTGTCATGATCGTCCGCATCGACCTTGCCGCCCAACGCTGGCTGGACGCCAACCGGAACGCCCTGCGCTTCTTCGGCGCCAGCCGCGCCCAGTTCGTGGGCGAGAGCATCTGGCCGTTCTGCCATCCCCAGACGCGGCCGGAGCTGGAAGCCCGGCTGGACGGCCTGCAGGAGGACAGCGCCGGCATGCCTCTGGCCGCCAGGATGCTGGCCGCCACCGGTGAGTTCCGGGAGGTGGAGTGGTCGCTGACGCCTCTCGGCGACGAGGGCAGCAGCCCGGAGGCCCTGGCGGTCATCCTCGATGTCACGGAGCGGAGACGTGCCGAGCTGCTGCGCTTGGAGCAGGAGAAGCTGCGAGGGGTGTTGGAGATGGCGGGGGCCGCAGCGCACGAATTCAACCAGCCCTTGCAGGTGGTCACAGGCCTTCTGTGGCTGCTCAAGAACAAGCGCCTGGCCGATAACCGCCGGGAAGCGCTCATGGAGCAGTTGGACGGCGAGGTACGCAAGATGGCCCACCTGGGCCGGCAAGTCTCGCAAGTGAGCCGCTACGCCGTGAAGCCCTATGCCGGCAACCAGCACATCATCGACATCGAAAAGGCGGCCAGCTCGGGGGCGGAGCAGCCTCCGGCGGCACCGGCACCGACGCCGCCGCCGGCAGCCGAGTGTGCCCCTCAACCCGCCTCGCTCATCCGCGGGCCGTGGGAGCTGGAGGTCCAGCCGGCCGCCTGGGGCCGCACCGCGTAA
- the feoB gene encoding ferrous iron transport protein B: MPESPAPLPLTIALAGNPNAGKTTIFNRLTGSHQKVGNWGGVTVEKKEGRLQHAGREIRVVDLPGIYSLTAYSIEEIVARDYILEEKPEVVVVILDATNLERNLYLATQLIELNIKLVFAMNMVDAAEARGIETDYHLLESLLGVPIVQTVGTRGQGLSELLDAVLAVAADQHSSARHIHVNYGREVETEIAALKQAIARDPELKTRYYPRWLAVKLLEVDRHILDKVKASPAQAAILAQLAASTRHLGTIFPQDEAGTLITDGRYGFIGGAVKEAQKLSRAERITLTDQADRLLTNRFLGFPVLLLFMYLLFNGTFTLGEYPMSWIEQGVEWCSGRVAALLPDGLLEDLLVNGIIGGVGGVIVFLPNILILYLGISLMEDTGYMARAAFIMDRVMHTLGLHGKSFIPMIMGFGCNVPAIMATRTLESRRDRLLTILINPLMSCSARLPVYILFAGAFFPDREGNVIFSIYLLGIVLAILMGQLFKRTLFRGEIAPFVMELPPYRMPTLNTIVIHMWEKTAVYLQKMGGVVLCFAIVVWFLGAFPRQTAEDASYQARIAAVETRLAAAPDLPSQEALQAELQTVRRAWHRQQVENSYIGRMGRFIEPVLRPLGFDWRMSVSLLTGFVAKEIVVSSMGVLYQVGDEAEATSEGLRRALQASGLSPVVAYAFMVFVLIYTPCLVSVITIWRETRSLAWMAFSIAYLVVLAWAVAFAIRRAGAFLGWG, translated from the coding sequence ATGCCTGAGAGCCCTGCCCCTTTGCCCCTGACCATCGCCCTGGCTGGCAACCCCAATGCCGGCAAGACCACCATCTTCAACCGCCTCACCGGCTCCCACCAGAAGGTCGGCAACTGGGGCGGCGTGACCGTGGAAAAGAAGGAGGGGCGCCTCCAGCACGCCGGCCGGGAGATCCGGGTGGTGGATCTGCCTGGCATCTACTCCCTTACGGCCTACTCCATCGAAGAGATCGTCGCCCGGGATTACATCCTGGAGGAGAAGCCGGAGGTGGTGGTGGTGATCCTGGACGCCACCAACCTGGAGCGGAACCTCTATCTCGCCACCCAGCTCATCGAGCTGAACATCAAGCTGGTCTTTGCCATGAACATGGTGGATGCCGCCGAGGCCCGGGGCATCGAGACCGATTATCACCTGTTGGAGTCTCTCCTCGGCGTGCCCATTGTCCAGACCGTGGGCACCAGGGGCCAGGGGCTGAGCGAGCTTCTGGATGCGGTCCTGGCGGTAGCGGCGGACCAGCACTCGTCAGCACGCCATATCCATGTCAACTACGGCCGAGAGGTGGAAACGGAGATCGCCGCCTTGAAGCAGGCCATCGCCCGGGATCCCGAGCTGAAGACCCGGTACTATCCCCGCTGGCTGGCGGTGAAGCTCCTGGAGGTGGACCGCCATATCCTGGACAAGGTCAAGGCCTCGCCGGCCCAGGCTGCCATTTTGGCGCAGCTCGCGGCCTCGACCCGCCACCTGGGAACGATCTTTCCCCAGGACGAGGCCGGAACCCTCATCACCGACGGCCGCTACGGCTTCATCGGCGGGGCCGTCAAGGAGGCCCAGAAGCTGTCGCGGGCCGAGCGCATCACCCTCACCGATCAGGCGGACCGCCTGCTCACCAACCGGTTTCTGGGCTTCCCTGTCCTCTTGCTGTTCATGTACCTGCTCTTCAACGGCACCTTCACCCTGGGCGAGTATCCCATGTCCTGGATCGAGCAGGGGGTGGAGTGGTGCAGCGGCCGGGTGGCCGCACTGCTGCCGGACGGCCTGCTGGAGGATCTCCTGGTGAACGGGATCATCGGCGGCGTCGGCGGGGTGATCGTCTTCCTCCCCAACATCCTCATTCTGTATCTGGGCATCAGCCTGATGGAGGACACCGGCTACATGGCCCGGGCCGCCTTCATCATGGACCGGGTCATGCACACCCTGGGCCTGCATGGCAAGTCCTTCATCCCCATGATCATGGGCTTCGGCTGCAATGTGCCGGCGATCATGGCCACCCGCACCCTGGAGAGCCGGCGGGACCGCCTGCTCACCATCCTGATCAACCCGCTCATGAGCTGTTCGGCGCGGCTGCCGGTCTACATCCTCTTTGCCGGCGCCTTCTTCCCGGATCGGGAAGGGAACGTCATCTTCAGCATCTATCTTCTGGGCATCGTGCTGGCCATCCTCATGGGCCAACTGTTCAAGCGCACTTTATTCCGTGGGGAGATCGCTCCTTTTGTCATGGAGCTCCCCCCGTACCGTATGCCCACCCTGAACACCATCGTCATCCACATGTGGGAGAAGACGGCCGTCTATCTCCAGAAGATGGGTGGGGTGGTGCTGTGCTTTGCCATTGTTGTCTGGTTCCTGGGGGCGTTCCCCCGCCAGACGGCGGAGGACGCCAGCTACCAGGCCCGAATCGCGGCCGTGGAGACCCGGCTGGCGGCAGCCCCGGATCTGCCCAGCCAGGAGGCCTTGCAGGCCGAACTGCAAACGGTGCGGCGCGCCTGGCACCGGCAGCAGGTGGAGAACAGCTACATCGGCCGCATGGGCCGCTTCATCGAGCCGGTGCTGCGGCCCCTGGGGTTCGATTGGCGGATGAGCGTTTCGCTGCTCACCGGCTTTGTGGCCAAGGAGATCGTGGTCAGCTCCATGGGCGTGCTCTACCAAGTGGGCGACGAGGCTGAAGCCACCTCGGAGGGCCTGCGCCGTGCCCTGCAGGCCAGCGGCCTGTCACCGGTGGTGGCCTACGCCTTCATGGTCTTTGTCCTGATCTACACACCGTGCCTGGTGTCGGTCATCACCATCTGGCGGGAGACCCGCTCCCTGGCCTGGATGGCCTTCTCCATCGCCTACCTGGTGGTCCTGGCCTGGGCTGTCGCCTTCGCCATCCGCCGGGCCGGCGCCTTCCTGGGCTGGGGGTAG
- a CDS encoding FeoA family protein, whose translation MTLDQLKAGERGHIRRLTVQGALRKRLQEMGFVSGAEVLVIKYAPLRDPVEYLIKGYHISLRHEEAAQILIDKID comes from the coding sequence ATGACCTTGGACCAGCTGAAGGCCGGCGAGCGGGGCCATATTCGACGCCTGACCGTCCAGGGAGCCTTGCGCAAGCGCCTCCAGGAGATGGGCTTCGTGAGCGGCGCTGAGGTCCTGGTCATCAAGTACGCGCCCTTGCGCGATCCGGTGGAATACCTCATCAAGGGCTACCACATCAGCCTCCGCCACGAGGAGGCCGCCCAGATCCTGATCGACAAGATCGACTGA
- a CDS encoding transcriptional repressor, translated as MNDQHAREAEQFAAVLRACQGSRIDERLLILDVFLSTERHLTLADVEEMLRQRGVAAPDRAFLQETMDLLCHFGFAKRRVFDLQEARYEHEHLGLHHDHFICTRCGRIQEFSSPELERLQLEIARDYQFHPLHHKNEVYGLCQACNDERTPTMPLALASIGEEVRIARIRGGREIQSRLAAMGLHVGLWIEVIQRDAPGPFIVAAKGTRLALGHGLAGKIEVSPAREAGRP; from the coding sequence ATGAACGACCAGCACGCCCGCGAGGCGGAACAGTTTGCCGCGGTTCTCCGCGCCTGCCAAGGCAGCCGCATCGACGAGCGGCTGTTGATCCTGGATGTCTTCCTGTCCACGGAACGGCACCTCACCCTGGCGGACGTGGAGGAGATGCTGCGACAGCGGGGCGTTGCGGCACCGGACCGGGCCTTCCTCCAGGAGACCATGGACCTCCTGTGCCACTTTGGCTTCGCCAAGCGGCGGGTGTTCGATCTCCAGGAGGCCCGATACGAGCACGAGCATCTCGGCCTGCACCACGATCATTTCATCTGCACGCGCTGCGGCCGCATCCAGGAGTTCAGCAGCCCGGAGCTGGAACGGCTGCAGCTGGAGATCGCCCGGGATTACCAGTTCCACCCCTTGCACCACAAGAACGAGGTCTACGGCCTGTGCCAGGCCTGCAACGACGAGCGCACCCCCACCATGCCACTGGCACTGGCCTCCATCGGCGAGGAGGTACGCATCGCGCGCATCCGGGGTGGCCGGGAGATCCAGTCCCGCCTGGCGGCCATGGGCCTCCACGTCGGGCTGTGGATCGAGGTCATCCAGCGGGATGCCCCGGGGCCGTTCATCGTCGCCGCCAAGGGCACGCGGCTGGCCCTGGGGCACGGCCTGGCTGGCAAGATCGAGGTCAGCCCGGCCCGGGAGGCCGGCCGGCCATGA
- a CDS encoding DUF4080 domain-containing protein — protein sequence MLVKLVALNARYLHTCPGILAVREELRARLPGIRLELAQCTINDPYYRLLIRISAGGPDAIFFSVAVWNAALVTSLAQDLAAALPSCAIVLGGPEISSRERAGDPLARFVWVQGEVEGLGEAFYQDLAAGTLAPLYQAKEPARFPCPYRDEDLAGPLRERAVYYEASRGCPFGCSYCLSSRKPRVREKDLALVRVELSRLLAARPRNLRFVDRTFNLDPRRTLAIWQHLLRHGDPETVCHFEISADLITGDMLAFLATVPAGRFRFEIGIQSAHPPALAAVRRPWHPERLTAVVPALVALDTVHVHADLILGLPHETAESYAQGFDFVFRLAPHHLQMGLLKVLPGTPLANEAERFGLVFSRRPPYPLLANRWLDHESLADLFWLGETVEAFCNNRFFCRFWDWLRRSDDSPFTFLSHLADRCRKTGFFAQPPTQERLSGLLAASIDERPERPLLVEILRHDWLACGHRFLPDHLGGSRLLAEARETLRRLLPQSWPGLYAHHEREELLKRSTFCWLGRESLAAVGLQAEGGRYLGFLPERAGGVHGHQRRLLLPAGLGAAPVCRQDQDAE from the coding sequence ATGCTCGTCAAGCTCGTGGCCCTGAACGCCCGCTATCTGCACACCTGTCCCGGCATCCTCGCGGTCCGGGAAGAGCTGCGGGCCCGGCTGCCCGGCATCCGCCTGGAGCTGGCGCAGTGCACCATCAATGATCCCTACTACCGCCTCCTCATCCGGATCAGCGCCGGCGGACCGGATGCCATCTTCTTCTCGGTGGCGGTCTGGAACGCGGCCCTCGTCACCTCTCTGGCCCAGGACCTGGCCGCCGCCTTGCCGTCCTGCGCCATCGTTCTCGGCGGTCCGGAGATCAGCAGCCGCGAGCGGGCGGGCGATCCCTTGGCCCGTTTTGTCTGGGTCCAGGGCGAGGTGGAAGGGCTGGGCGAGGCGTTCTACCAGGACTTGGCGGCCGGCACCCTGGCGCCCCTTTACCAGGCCAAGGAGCCGGCGCGCTTTCCCTGCCCTTACCGGGACGAGGATCTGGCCGGGCCACTCCGGGAACGGGCGGTCTATTACGAGGCCAGCCGCGGCTGTCCGTTTGGCTGCAGCTACTGCCTGTCCAGCCGAAAGCCCCGGGTGCGGGAAAAGGATCTTGCCCTGGTCCGGGTCGAGCTGTCGCGCCTGCTGGCGGCACGGCCCCGAAACCTCCGGTTCGTGGACCGGACCTTCAACCTGGATCCGCGGCGCACCCTGGCCATCTGGCAGCATCTCCTGCGCCACGGCGATCCGGAAACGGTCTGCCACTTCGAGATCAGCGCCGACCTCATCACCGGCGACATGCTCGCCTTTCTGGCCACCGTGCCGGCCGGTCGCTTCCGGTTCGAGATCGGCATCCAGTCCGCCCATCCGCCGGCCCTGGCCGCGGTTCGGCGGCCATGGCATCCGGAGCGTCTGACCGCCGTGGTGCCGGCCCTGGTGGCCCTGGACACCGTGCATGTCCACGCCGACCTCATCCTCGGCCTGCCCCACGAAACCGCGGAGAGCTACGCCCAGGGCTTCGACTTCGTCTTCCGCCTTGCCCCGCACCATCTCCAGATGGGGCTTCTCAAGGTGCTACCCGGCACCCCTTTGGCCAACGAGGCAGAGCGATTCGGTCTCGTCTTCAGCCGCCGGCCTCCCTATCCGCTCCTGGCCAACCGCTGGCTGGACCATGAGTCCCTGGCTGACCTCTTCTGGCTCGGCGAGACCGTGGAGGCCTTCTGCAACAACCGGTTCTTCTGCCGGTTCTGGGACTGGCTGCGGCGAAGCGACGACAGCCCCTTCACGTTCCTTTCCCACCTGGCTGACCGTTGCCGCAAGACGGGCTTCTTCGCTCAGCCGCCCACCCAGGAGCGGCTGAGCGGGCTTCTGGCCGCCAGCATCGACGAACGGCCGGAGCGGCCGCTTCTGGTGGAGATCCTCCGCCACGACTGGCTGGCCTGCGGCCACCGCTTCCTGCCCGATCATCTCGGCGGCAGCAGGCTCCTGGCCGAGGCCCGGGAGACCCTGCGGCGCCTCCTGCCCCAGAGCTGGCCTGGTCTTTACGCCCACCACGAGCGGGAGGAGCTGCTCAAGAGGTCGACCTTCTGCTGGCTTGGCCGGGAGAGCCTGGCGGCAGTGGGACTGCAGGCGGAGGGCGGCCGCTACCTGGGCTTTCTGCCCGAGCGGGCCGGCGGGGTCCATGGCCACCAGCGACGGCTGCTGCTGCCAGCGGGTCTGGGGGCGGCACCGGTGTGCCGGCAGGATCAGGATGCGGAATGA
- a CDS encoding HDOD domain-containing protein — MSVEEQFIRNVDKLVPCPRVALEVLQHAHEPHCDLATLEATIERDPNLTATMLRMANSAYYGHMHQIHSVREIVIRLGVDAIKIIAITGASVACLRSPQIAYNLEPGALWRHSHATAILAAILARHARETEPAAVYTAALLHDIGKVLLNRPLQQEAGRRGPDAAGKPSGVAWERSVLGTDHARVGKALLADWGLPTAIVDPVGSHHDRPGIVTAPLASRIVFAANAVVESIGIHGLTTQIPPPLDEMATAQEDWSFLPGFQEGMEAIIDEFFGEYMKTSSLFAEHGHSAS, encoded by the coding sequence GTGAGCGTCGAAGAGCAGTTCATCCGCAATGTGGACAAGCTGGTCCCCTGCCCCCGGGTAGCCCTGGAGGTGCTCCAGCACGCCCACGAGCCCCATTGTGATCTGGCCACCCTGGAGGCGACCATCGAGCGGGATCCCAATCTCACCGCCACCATGCTGCGCATGGCCAACTCCGCCTACTATGGCCATATGCACCAGATCCACTCGGTGCGGGAGATCGTCATCCGGCTGGGGGTAGACGCCATCAAGATCATTGCCATCACCGGCGCCTCGGTGGCATGCCTGCGCTCGCCCCAGATCGCCTACAACCTAGAGCCGGGGGCACTGTGGCGCCACAGCCATGCCACGGCCATCCTGGCCGCCATCCTGGCCCGGCATGCCCGGGAGACCGAGCCGGCCGCCGTCTACACCGCCGCCCTGCTCCACGATATCGGCAAGGTGCTCCTCAACCGGCCCTTGCAGCAGGAGGCGGGGCGGCGCGGGCCGGACGCCGCCGGCAAGCCGTCCGGGGTTGCGTGGGAGCGCTCCGTGCTGGGCACGGATCACGCCCGGGTGGGCAAGGCTCTGCTGGCGGACTGGGGCCTGCCCACTGCCATCGTCGATCCGGTGGGCAGCCACCACGACCGCCCAGGGATCGTCACTGCGCCTCTGGCCAGCCGGATCGTCTTCGCCGCCAATGCCGTGGTGGAGAGCATTGGCATCCACGGTCTGACCACCCAGATCCCGCCGCCCCTGGACGAGATGGCCACCGCCCAGGAAGACTGGTCATTCCTGCCCGGATTCCAGGAAGGGATGGAGGCCATCATCGACGAGTTCTTCGGCGAATACATGAAGACCTCGTCCCTGTTCGCCGAGCACGGTCATTCCGCATCCTGA